The following are encoded together in the Glycine max cultivar Williams 82 chromosome 8, Glycine_max_v4.0, whole genome shotgun sequence genome:
- the LOC102663192 gene encoding uncharacterized protein has translation MIEVSVEAIASLAQYYDQLIRCFTFGDFQLVPTIEEFEGILGCPLGRRKPYLFFGFYPSMEIVAKVVKISAQELDRLKQKMSGVVGIPRQHLEEKAKSLADQEEWTSFMDILALLVFGIVLLPNVDGLVDLAAIDTFLAYHHNKESPVIAILANAYDTFDLRCQKSSVRIVCCTPALYVLLVSHVFCHEGRPVCPLQGHRMCAEKGKANWEELLAGMVGASVSWFPQWKEGWARVLYLCEGFPNVPLMRTRGCINYNPILAIRQLGYPMRGALSEEIITPFVARGFSEGNAKMLQRI, from the coding sequence ATGATAGAAGTTTCTGTAGAAGCCATCGCATCCCTTGCTCAGTACTACGACCAGTTGATCAGATGCTTCACATTTGGGGACTTTCAGTTGGTACCAACCATAGAAGAGTTTGAAGGGATCTTGGGATGCCCGCTGGGAAGAAGGAAGCCGTATCTATTTTTCGGATTCTACCCCTCCATGGAAATAGTAGCAAAAGTGGTCAAGATCTCGGCACAAGAGTTAGACCGACTGAAGCAAAAAATGAGTGGAGTGGTAGGGATACCAAGGCAGCACTTGGAGGAAAAGGCCAAATCTTTGGCAGATCAAGAAGAGTGGACTTCATTCATGGATATATTAGCGCTTCTGGTATTTGGGATTGTACTCCTTCCAAATGTAGATGGGCTAGTAGATTTAGCAGCGATTGATacttttcttgcttatcaccacaacaaggaaagcccggtcatTGCTATTTTGGCTAATGCCTATGACACATTTGACCTGAGATGCCAAAAGAGCAGTGTGAGAATTGTCTGTTGTACACCCGCTCTTTATGTATTGTTGGTCTcccatgttttttgtcatgaagGTAGACCTGTTTGTCCCCTACAAGGTCATCGCATGTGTGCCGAAAAGGGAAAAGCAAATTGGGAGGAACTCTTGGCAGGTATGGTAGGAGCATCCGTTAGTTGGTTCCCCCAATGGAAAGAAGGATGGGCCAGAGTTTTGTATTTATGTGAAGGATTCCCGAATGTCCCCTTGATgagaacaaggggttgtattaattataatcccataCTGGCCATCAGACAACTAggttaccctatgagaggggcactgTCGGAAGAGATCATCACGCCTTTcgtcgcacggggtttcagtgaagGCAATGCAAAAATGCTCCAAAGAATATGA